In Cervus elaphus chromosome 5, mCerEla1.1, whole genome shotgun sequence, the following proteins share a genomic window:
- the TXNDC17 gene encoding thioredoxin domain-containing protein 17, whose protein sequence is MASYEEVSVSGYEEFMQVVEQHSGKTIFAYFSGSKDAEGKSWCPDCVQAEPVVREGLKHVGEGCVFIYCQVGEKPYWKDPNNDFRKNLKLTAVPTLLKYGTPQKLVESECLQANLVEMLFSED, encoded by the exons ATGGCCAGCTACGAAGAGGTGAGCGTGTCCGGCTACGAGGAGTTCATGCAGGTGGTGGAGCAGCACAGTGGCAAGACCATTTTCGCCTACTTTTCTGGTTCTAAGGACGCCGAAGGAAAAAGCTGGTGCCCCGACTGCGTGCAGG ctgaaccAGTCGTACGAGAGGGGCTGAAGCATGTTGGTGAAGGATGTGTGTTCATCTACTGCCAAGTAGGAGAAAAACCTTA TTGGAAAGATCCAAATAATGACTTCAGGAAAAACCTGAAATTAACTGCAGTGCCTACACTACTTAAGTATGGAACA CCTCAAAAACTGGTAGAATCTGAGTGTCTTCAGGCCAACCTTGTGGAGATGTTGTTTTCTGAAGATTAA
- the MED31 gene encoding mediator of RNA polymerase II transcription subunit 31 — translation MAAAVAMETDDAGNRLRFQLELEFVQCLANPNYLNFLAQRGYFKDKAFVNYLKYLLYWKEPEYAKYLKYPQCLHMLELLQYEHFRKELVNAQCAKFIDEQQILHWQHYSRKRMRLQQALAEQQQQNNTSGK, via the exons ATGGCCGCGGCCGTCGCTATGGAGACAG ATGATGCTGGAAATCGACTGCGGTTTCAGTTGGAGCTGGAATTTGTACAGTGTTTAGCCAACCCAAATTACCTTAACT TTCTTGCCCAAAGAGGTTACTTCAAAGATAAAGCTTTTGTTAATTATCTTAAGTACTTGCTTTACTGGAAAGAACCAGAATATGCCAAGTATCTAAa GTACCCTCAGTGTTTACACATGTTAGAACTGCTCCAGTACGAACACTTCCGCAAGGAGCTGGTGAATGCTCAGTGTGCGAAATTTATTGATGAGCAGCAAATTCTGCATTGGCAGCACTATTCCCGGAAGCGGATGCGCCTTCAGCAAGCCCTGGCGGAGCAGCAACAGCAGAATAACacatcaggaaaataa
- the LOC122694574 gene encoding collagen alpha-2(I) chain-like, producing MGHGSILELWLKVQALRAASGGGQRSRVELHPVPAGEGPVERGVPGRASWVETSREGLTGPWVKGQAGAAPRGRGLSIPPGPGAGCERAMGCCGQGQAMRMPPVAVPETLEASSGIAPHLPGRGQTVGVPGPLEGIGYGVAPSSSVKGLTLRVPGAAGWPEAVEVPRAVAGELCCGGVPDPWGRQRAAQVPGALAQEVICGHTPGLWGRGQTTAVHRAAQGDTPSVGAPVVPRRRRAVGETGPGTLPGLWGTRQPMEVPRAIEEGVRCGGDPCFRERGQAGWAETGSGGNSGSWEAAQTAGWAVCGPEEQEAGPGNVPGHWGIGQATGVPWAPRTETGCGCVLGLWGTQQPLGLSQAVGLSGTRGVQTSCCCVPGLWARQQALGVPLAEAVPATVREPYGGNVLSLLERRQALGEQEAVVPAAVGSPGSVCQETGCGDASCLCLRRQAVGLSERVRVPEPAGVSSYRCALAPCALNPGGEAARVPAAVWVSDSVGQEGSSREDWNLWAGVHAAGRPTASGVPMAPQELWLAGEDAGSWGRRQSARVPMPAEVPWAPGVCGPLGVETGSGGFLHLPGGRQTAGVSLTAGVSADAGVPMALRAPRPVQEVACSGGVSCLCGERETVWGPTDAMDPTRMGMPATARVPGPMSEEMGPGGISGLAGGRQSGGACVTMGLHTAMGMPGPVGEEMLSGHFSGLSGSRQTAEVPVAAASISVTVGVPSAAGAPGPLVGDVTSGDGSGVWGRRPMTEVPMAARASGLVDRETGSEGVADAWRRPDRAVPEAARVPLSLGVLAAVEVPMARPGPAVVWVTGPAGEEPRAAVSDLTGVRRQFAEGPEAPPTGEIGGRNVLGLVGRSQPVGVSYTCGRGTRLWRCLRSAGEELDYENMPGVSRTGGTVGENEAEEVPQESQEETGIGLIRDHARQGGRRQAGGESAVRAGGNNLGDSFEGEDRLRGAFH from the coding sequence ATGGGGCATGGGAGCATTCTGGAACTGTGGTTGAAAGTGCAGGCTTTGAGGGCAGCTTCAGGAGGTGGGCAACGAAGCAGAGTCGAGCTCCATCCTGTGCCCGCAGGAGAGGGGCCGGTGGAAAGGGGGGTTCCTGGCCGGGCTTCGTGGGTAGAGACCAGCCGTGAAGGTCTCACCGGACCGTGGGTGAAAGGACAGGCGGGGGCAGCCCCCCGGGGCCGGGGACTATCCATCCCTCCGGGCCCAGGGGCAGGCTGTGAGAGGGCCATGGGCTGCTGTGGGCAGGGCCAGGCTATGAGGATGCCACCTGTGGCTGTGCCTGAGACTCTGGAGGCAAGTTCTGGGATTGCCCCACACCTGCCCGGGAGGGGACAAACTGTGGGGGTGCCTGGGCCCTTGGAGGGGATTGGCTATGGGGTTGCCCCCAGCTCTTCAGTAAAAGGACTGACTCTGCGGGTGCCAGGGGCCGCGGGGTGGCCTGAGGCTGTGGAGGTACCCAGAGCTGTGGCGGGAGAGCTCTGCTGTGGGGGGGTTCCGGATCCTTGGGGGAGACAGCGGGCAGCACAGGTGCCTGGGGCTCTGGCACAGGAGGTGATCTGTGGGCACACCCCAGGCTTGTGGGGGAGAGGGCAGACCACAGCTGTGCACAGAGCGGCCCAAGGGGACACCCCCTCTGTGGGTGCCCCAGTTGTGCCACGGAGGAGGCGCGCTGTGGgggagacaggcccagggactcttcctggcctgtggggcacCAGACAGCCTATGGAGGTGCCTCGTGCGATTGAAGAGGGAGTGCGATGTGGGGGTGACCCGTGCTTCAGGGAGAGGGGACAGGCCGGGTGGGCAGAGACAGGCTCTGGGGGCAACTCAGGGTCCTGGGAAGCTGCCCAGACTGCGGGCTGGGCAGTGTGTGGTCCTGAGGAGCAGGAGGCAGGCCCTGGCAATGTTCCAGGCCACTGGGGTATAGGACAGGCTACAGGGGTACCTTGGGCTCCCAGGACGGAGACAGGCTGTGGGTGTGTCCTGGGTTTGTGGGGAACACAGCAGCCATTGGGGCTGTCCCAGGCGGTGGGATTATCGGGGACCAGAGGAGTGCAGACCAGCTGCTGCTGCGTTCCAGGCCTGTGGGCTAGACAGCAGGCTCTGGGGGTGCCTCTGGCTGAGGCAGTGCCAGCCACGGTCAGAGAGCCCTATGGTGGGAACGTCTTGAGTCTCCTGGAAAGGAGGCAGGCTCTGGGGGAGCAGGAGGCTGTAGTGCCCGCCGCTGTAGGGAGTCCTGGGTCTGTGTGTCAGGAGACTGGCTGTGGGGACGCTTCCTGTCTCTGCCTGAGGAGACAGGCTGTAGGGCTGTCTGAGCGCGTGAGGGTGCCAGAGCCAGCTGGGGTATCCAGCTATAGATGTGCCCTAGCTCCGTGTGCGCTAAATCCCGGGGGTGAAGCTGCCCGGGTGCCCGCCGCTGTAtgggtgtctgactctgtgggtcaggaaggcAGCTCCAGGGAGGACTGGAACCTGTGGGCAGGGGTTCATGCTGCCGGGAGACCCACGGCCTCAGGGGTACCCATGGCTCCCCAGGAGCTGTGGTTGGCAGGGGAGGATGCTGGCTCGTGGGGAAGGAGACAGAGTGCCAGGGTGCCCATGCCTGCTGAGGTGCCCTGGGCCCCTGGGGTGTGTGGTCCTCTGGGGGTGGAGACTGGCTCTGGAGGTTTCTTGCACTTGCCAGGGGGGAGACAGACAGCAGGAGTTTCTCTGACTGCAGGGGTGTCTGCAGATGCTGGGGTGCCCATGGCTCTCAGGGCGCCTCGGCCTGTGCAGGAGGTGGCTTGTTCTGGAGGTGTCTCATGCTTAtgcggggagagagagacagtgtgGGGACCTACAGATGCCATGGATCCCACCAGAATGGGGATGCCCGCCACTGCCAGAGTGCCTGGGCCCATGAGTGAAGAGATGGGGCCTGGGGGCATCTCAGGCTTGGCGGGAGGGAGACAGTCTGGGGGAGCATGTGTGACCATGGGGCTGCACACAGCCATGGGGATGCCAGGGCCTGTGGGGGAGGAGATGCTCTCTGGGCATTTTTCGGGCTTATCTGGAAGCAGACAGACTGCTGAGGTGCCGGTGGCAGCTGCCAGCATTTCCGTGACGGTGGGGGTGCCCTCAGCTGCCGGGGCCCCTGGGCCGCTGGTGGGCGATGTTACTTCTGGGGATGGCTCAGGTGTATGGGGAAGGAGACCCATGACTGAGGTGCCTATGGCTGCCAGGGCTTCAGGACTTGTGGACAGGGAGACTGGCTCTGAAGGCGTTGCAGACGCGTGGAGGAGACCTGACAGAGCCGTCCCTGAGGCTGCGAGGGTGCCTTTGTCTTTGGGGGTGCTTGCCGCTGTAGAGGTTCCCATGGCACGGCCTGGGCCTGCAGTGGTGTGGGTGACTGGGCCTGCAGGAGAAGAACCCAGGGCAGCTGTCTCTGACCTCACGGGGGTGAGGAGACAGTTCGCAGAGGGCCCCGAGGCTCCCCCCACAGGGGAGATCGGAGGTAGGAATGTcctggggctggtggggaggagCCAGCCAGTGGGGGTGTCTTACACCTGTGGGCGCGGGACCAGGTTATGGAGGTGCCTGAGGTCAGCGGGGGAAGAACTGGACTATGAGAACATGCCAGGAGTGTCCAGAACAGGTGGGACTGTGGGGGAGAATGAAGCTGAGGAGGTGCCCCAAGAGTCAcaggaggagacaggcatcggCCTCATCAGAGATCACGCACGGCAGGGTGGGAGGAGACAGGCTGGAGGAGAGTCTGCCGTCAGGGCGGGAGGAAACAATTTGGGAGACAGTTTTGAGGGGGAGGACAGATTGAGGGGGGCATTCCACTAG
- the C5H17orf100 gene encoding uncharacterized protein C17orf100 homolog: MASPLRGKPSPARAESIRSEERATVSVETSSHRVETSYRHVRTSSRQVETIQRLREEPSVSPSGKRLPRVLEVSSQHVETRSQLTETASRHVRASSLRVETSVHRVESPPRREKPAARQNVQKAR; the protein is encoded by the coding sequence ATGGCCTCACCCCTTCGGGGAAAGCCCTCTCCGGCCCGGGCGGAATCCATCCGCTCCGAGGAGAGGGCGACGGTCAGCGTGGAGACCTCGTCCCACCGCGTTGAGACATCCTACCGTCACGTGCGGACATCTTCCCGGCAGGTGGAGACCATCCAGCGCCTCAGGGAGGAGCCTTCCGTCTCCCCCTCTGGGAAGCGACTCCCTCGAGTCCTCGAGGTGTCCTCCCAGCACGTGGAAACCCGCTCGCAGCTCACGGAGACGGCTTCCCGCCACGTCAGGGCCTCGTCCCTGCGGGTGGAGACGTCTGTGCACCGCGTGGAGAGCCCGCCACGGCGGGAGAAGCCGGCCGCCCGCCAGAACGTCCAAAAGGCCCGATGA